The following coding sequences lie in one Sorex araneus isolate mSorAra2 chromosome 4, mSorAra2.pri, whole genome shotgun sequence genomic window:
- the ADAP1 gene encoding arf-GAP with dual PH domain-containing protein 1 isoform X1, with protein sequence MGGDVAEAPTLGQGRGGAGRGGAPGAGQGEARGAVTAAPLGAARGPWPERAGRRVPRHTLGGRGGTRAAENAEPAAGRDGGDGAGAAAGGRRGALAAAAARTWPRSGGGRCWSCCGARGMGAAPTAAPRTPTGPHTRSESSSASAAPASTATSPSSAASSLCAWTPGRTVKWSSWQPTGTRPPEPRTRPRCRPSTTGPRSPTASYREGFLWKRGRDNGQFLSRKFVLTEREGTLKYFNRIDAKEPKASMKVEHLNATFQPAKIGHPHGLQVTYLKDNSTRNVFVYHEDGKEMVDWFNALRAARFHYLQVAFPGASDADLVPKLSRNYLKEGYMEKTGPKHTEGFRKRWFTMDDRRLMYFKDPLDAFARGEVFIGSQESGYTVLDGLPPATQGHHWPHGITIVTPERRFLLTCETAAEQQAWVDAFRRVVERPMLPQEYAVEAHFKHKP encoded by the exons ATGGGTGGCGATGTGGCAGAAGCTCCGaccctggggcaggggcggggcggggcggggcggggcggcgcgcccggggcggggcagggcgagGCGCGCGGGGCGGTCACTGCAGCGCCGCTGGGGGCCGCCCGCGGACCGTGGCCGGAGCGGGCCGGGCGCCGGGTCCCTCGGCACACGCTGGGCGGCCGCGGCGGGACACGCGCGGCGGAGAATGCGGAACCGGCCGCGGGCCGGGACGGCGGGGATGGCgcaggggcggcggcgggcggccggcgcggggcgctagcggcggcggcggcgcggacaTGGCCAAGGAGCGGCGGCGGGCGCTGCTGGAGCTGCTGCGGCGCGCGGGGAATGGGCGCTGCGCCGACTGCGGCGCCCCGG ACCCCGACTGGGCCTCATACACGCTCGGAGTCTTCATCTGCCTCAGCTGCTCCGGCATCCACCGCAACATCCCCCAGCTCAGCCGCGTCAAGTCTGTGCGCCTGGACACCTGGGAGGACAGTCAAGTGGAG TTCATGGCAGCCCACGGGAACGAGGCCGCCAGAGCCACGTACGAGGCCCAGGTGCCGCCCTTCTACTACCGGCCCACGTTCGCCGACTgcca GCTACCGAGAGGGCTTTCTGTGGAAGCGAGGCCGGGACAACGGGCAGTTCCTGAGCCGGAAGTTTGTGCTGACGGAGCGGGAGGGAACCCTCAAGTATTTCAACAGGATTGAT GCCAAGGAGCCCAAGGCCAGCATGAAGGTGGAGCACCTGAACGCCACCTTCCAACCGGCTAAGATCGGCCACCCGCACGGGCTGCAGGTCACCTACCTAAAGGACAACAGCACCCGCAATGTCTTCGTCTACCACGAGGATGGCAAG GAGATGGTGGACTGGTTCAACGCGCTCCGAGCTGCCCGCTTCCACTACCTGCAGGTGGCCTTCCCCGGTGCCAGCGACGCAGAC CTGGTGCCAAAGCTGTCCAGGAACTACCTGAAGGAAGGGTACATGGAGAAGACGGGTCCCAAG CACACCGAGGGCTTCCGGAAACGCTGGTTCACCATGGATGACCGCAGGCTCATGTACTTCAAAGACCCGCTg GATGCCTTTGCCCGCGGGGAGGTCTTCATCGGCAGCCAGGAGAGTGGCTACACGGTGCTGGATGGGCTCCCACCGGCCACCCAGGGCCATCACTGGCCACATGGCATCACCATCGTCACACCCGAGCGCCGCTTCCTGCTGACCTGTGAGACGGCCGCGGAGCAGCAGGCGTGGGTGGACGCGTTCCGGAGGGTGGTGGAGCGGCCCATGTTGCCGCAGGAGTATGCTG TGGAAGCACACTTCAAGCACAAGCCCTAG
- the ADAP1 gene encoding arf-GAP with dual PH domain-containing protein 1 isoform X3, with protein MAKERRRALLELLRRAGNGRCADCGAPDPDWASYTLGVFICLSCSGIHRNIPQLSRVKSVRLDTWEDSQVEFMAAHGNEAARATYEAQVPPFYYRPTFADCQVLREQWIRAKYERQEFMCPEKQEPYSAGYREGFLWKRGRDNGQFLSRKFVLTEREGTLKYFNRIDAKEPKASMKVEHLNATFQPAKIGHPHGLQVTYLKDNSTRNVFVYHEDGKEMVDWFNALRAARFHYLQVAFPGASDADLVPKLSRNYLKEGYMEKTGPKHTEGFRKRWFTMDDRRLMYFKDPLDAFARGEVFIGSQESGYTVLDGLPPATQGHHWPHGITIVTPERRFLLTCETAAEQQAWVDAFRRVVERPMLPQEYAVEAHFKHKP; from the exons aTGGCCAAGGAGCGGCGGCGGGCGCTGCTGGAGCTGCTGCGGCGCGCGGGGAATGGGCGCTGCGCCGACTGCGGCGCCCCGG ACCCCGACTGGGCCTCATACACGCTCGGAGTCTTCATCTGCCTCAGCTGCTCCGGCATCCACCGCAACATCCCCCAGCTCAGCCGCGTCAAGTCTGTGCGCCTGGACACCTGGGAGGACAGTCAAGTGGAG TTCATGGCAGCCCACGGGAACGAGGCCGCCAGAGCCACGTACGAGGCCCAGGTGCCGCCCTTCTACTACCGGCCCACGTTCGCCGACTgcca GGTCCTGCGGGAGCAGTGGATTCGGGCCAAGTATGAGCGACAGGAGTTCATGTGCCCTGAGAAGCAGGAGCCCTACTCTGCAG GCTACCGAGAGGGCTTTCTGTGGAAGCGAGGCCGGGACAACGGGCAGTTCCTGAGCCGGAAGTTTGTGCTGACGGAGCGGGAGGGAACCCTCAAGTATTTCAACAGGATTGAT GCCAAGGAGCCCAAGGCCAGCATGAAGGTGGAGCACCTGAACGCCACCTTCCAACCGGCTAAGATCGGCCACCCGCACGGGCTGCAGGTCACCTACCTAAAGGACAACAGCACCCGCAATGTCTTCGTCTACCACGAGGATGGCAAG GAGATGGTGGACTGGTTCAACGCGCTCCGAGCTGCCCGCTTCCACTACCTGCAGGTGGCCTTCCCCGGTGCCAGCGACGCAGAC CTGGTGCCAAAGCTGTCCAGGAACTACCTGAAGGAAGGGTACATGGAGAAGACGGGTCCCAAG CACACCGAGGGCTTCCGGAAACGCTGGTTCACCATGGATGACCGCAGGCTCATGTACTTCAAAGACCCGCTg GATGCCTTTGCCCGCGGGGAGGTCTTCATCGGCAGCCAGGAGAGTGGCTACACGGTGCTGGATGGGCTCCCACCGGCCACCCAGGGCCATCACTGGCCACATGGCATCACCATCGTCACACCCGAGCGCCGCTTCCTGCTGACCTGTGAGACGGCCGCGGAGCAGCAGGCGTGGGTGGACGCGTTCCGGAGGGTGGTGGAGCGGCCCATGTTGCCGCAGGAGTATGCTG TGGAAGCACACTTCAAGCACAAGCCCTAG